The DNA region CACCGCGATCCACAGCCCGGCCCATGTCGCAGGATGGCGCCAGGTCACCGAGGCGGTGCGGGCGGAGGGCGGCCGGATGTTCCTCCAGATCCAGCACGGAGGGCGCGTCGGTCATCCTGACACCAGTGGGCTGACACCCGTGGCCCCCTCACCGATCGCGCTGCCCGAGACGATCCACACCCCTGGCGGGCGCCGGCCCTCGGTCGTCCCCCGTGAGATGACGGCCGAGGACATCAGGAACACCGTGGCGGACTTCGCCTTCGCCGCCCGTAACGCGATCGACGCGGGCTTCGAAGGGGTCGAGGTGCACAGCGCCAACGGCCACCTGCTCCATCAGTTCATGGCCCAGGGGACCAACCGGCGCACCGACGGCTACGGCGGCTCCGTGGCCGGCCGCATCCGCTTCGCGGTCGAGGTGGTGGAGGCCGTCGTCGAGGCGGTCGGCCCGGAGCGGGTCGGCCTGCGCGTCTCGCCGGCGTACACGGTCAACGGCATCGACGAGGGCGACACCGAGGAGCTCTACCCGGCCCTGGTCGCGGCTCTGGCCGCTCACCGTCCGGCGTATCTGCACGTGGTGCGCGCGGACCCCGATCAGGCCGTCTTCCAGCGGATCCGGAAGGACTGGCCCGGCACTCTGATCGCGAACCCGGTGCTGCCCGCGGACCGCATCCCGGCCGACGGCGGCATCGCCCGGGCCGAGCGGCTCCTGGCCGCCGGTGCCGATCTGATCGCCCTCGGCCGCCCTTTCCTCGCGAATCCCGACCTGGTCCACCGCGTGCGCACCGGGGCCCCGGTGAACCAGGTCAGGAACGCCTACCTGATGTACGTGGGCGGCGAGACGGGCTACACGGACTATCCGGCCCTGTGAGACCCGCGTCACACCTCCCCGATGTCACATCGCGAGGGGCCGCGTCCGTCGAAGGGGTGTACGCATCAGCATCGGCAGGGGAGTGCACCATGGACGCTCGTTTGAACCTCTTCGGAAACCAGCTCGCGGCCAAGGTCGTGAAGCACATCAACTCGGCGGGCAAGGTGGTCACGGATTCGGGGCTTCCGGCCGCGACACAGGAACTGGTGAAGATCCGGGCCAGCCAGATCAACGGCTGCGGGTTCTGCACCGACATGCACACCAAGGACGCCACACACGCCGGCGAGACGGCGACACGACTCAACCTGGTCGCGGCGTGGCGCGAGGCCACCGTCTTCACCGACGCGGAGCGCGCCGCGCTGGAGCTGGCGGAGCAGGGGACCCGCATCGCGGACGCGGCCGGGGGCGTCACGGACGAGGCATGGGCGAACGCCGCCAAGCACTACGACGAGGAGCAGCTCACCGCCCTGGTGGCGCTCATCGCTCTCATCAACGCGTACAACCGCGTGAACGTCATGGTCCAGCAGCCCGCAGGTGACTACCAGCCCGGCCAGTTCGGCTGACGAGCCGCACGTGCCGCTGCCGGGACCGCCGGTGCCGGCAGCGCGCGCGAGGCGCGTCGCCGGCACCGACGGTCCCGAGGACCGCACTCGAGACCGTCTCGGGTGCCGTCTCGAGTGCCGTCTCGAGTGGCCTTTCCGGCCGGCCTCACAAAGAATCCGGAAGGTCATCACAGGAAATCCGCGCGCTTCTCCCGGAGAACTTCCGGAAATCGTGAGGAATGCCGTTCAACAGTGCTCCCGCGCGCTAGTCCGTACATACTGTTCCGGCCCCGAACCGGCCCTTCCCGTTCGATTACAGTGCTTGCGCAGTCGCACACGGTAGGTCGGACGGAAGGGGCACGGTGAGCACAGGGACCACAACTGTCTGGGGCCGTGCCGAGCAGCAGGACTTCCGCAGCCGGGTACGGGGCTCCCTGCTGGGCGGTGCCATCGGTGACGCGCTCGGTGCCGGCGTCTCCGGCCTCACCCTGGAGGAGATACGGGCCGTCCACGGTGTGGACGGGGTCGCCGACTTCGTCGCCGGGCAGGCCGGACGCGGGGCCGTCACCGCCGTCACCCAGCTCACCCTGTTCACCGTGGACGGTCTGATCCGGGCCCAGGTGCGCCGTGACACGGGTGCCTGGCACCCGCCCACCGACGTGCACCGCGCCCACCTGCGGTGGGCGGCCACCCAGAGTGCCTGGGGGCCCGACGAACGCCGGGCGGACAACGGCTGGCTGGCCTGCGAGGAGTGGCTGTACGCCCGCAGGGCCCCGACCCGGGAGTGCCTGGTCGGCTTCGGCGACGCGACGATGGGCACCCTCGCCGTCCCCAAGAACCCGGCCGCACGGGATTCCGCCGCGCTGACCCGCTCCGCGCCCTTCGGGCTGCTCGTCGGCTGGGACCCGCAGCTCGTCCTCCAACTGGCCGTCGAATGCGCCGCCCACACCCACGGCCATGCCACCGCACAGCTGGCGGCGGGCGCTTTCGCCCTCCTGGTCCACGGGCTGGCCCGCGGCGAGACCCTGGACGGTTCGGTCCAGCACGCCCTCGCGCTTCTCGCGGAACGCCCGGGCAGCGAGCAGGTCACCGATGCACTGCGGCAGGCACTCGGCTCCGTACGCCAGGGCATTCCCGGCCCCGCCCTCATCGAGGCACTCGGCGACACCGACTCCGCGGAGGAGGTCCTGGCCGTGGCGCTGTACTGCGCCCTGGTCGGGGAGGACGTACGGCACGGCCTGCGGCTCGCCGTGAACCACTCGGGGCCCTCGGCGGCCACCGGGGCCGTCTGCGGCACCCTGCTCGGGGCGATGCACGGCGAGACGGCACTCCCGCCCGCGTGGCTCGCCGAGCTCGAAGGGCGCTCGACCGTCCTCGAACTGTCCGACGACTTCGCGATGGAGATGACCCAGGGGCCGGCCCTGCACAGCCCGACGGCCGTCGCTCCTGGCTGGCTGGCCCGCTACCCGCGGGGTTGAGGACCGGACTGAGGGGTGGGGAACGCGGACGGACGTGGGCGGGCACCGCCGTGCCCGCCCACGTCCGACTCCGTGCGTGTCCTGTCCGTCCGCGCCACCACGCCACGCGAATGCGCGCGTTCTACGCGGGTGCGCAGGTCAGTCCTTCACCCCCTCGGGAACCACCGTGCCCTCCGGACCGGACTGCTGGGCCGGAACGGCGGCGGCGGAGCCGCCCGCAGGGCCCTCGTCGTCCGTGTTGATCCGCTCGATGAGCGCGTCCCGCTCCGGGGTGTCCTCCGGCTTGATGTAGCCGATCACGATGTAGAGCACGAGGGAGATCGCGAGCGGCAGGGCCACCTGGTACTGCAGCGCCACGTCCGTCTTCACCGAACCGTCGAAGTTGTAGTTGGTGAAGTAGAAGGCGAGCAGGCCCGCGGCCCAGCTGGTGAGCGCCGCCGTCGGGCCCGACCTGCGGAACCCGCGCAGCAGGCCCAGCATGAACGGGATCGCGATCGGGCCCATCAGGCCGGCCACCCACTTGATGACGACCGAGATGATGTCCTTGAACGCCGGGGAGTTGATCTGGGTCGCCAGGGCCATCGACAGACCGAGGAAGGCGAGCGTGGACAGCCGCGCGGCCAGCAGACCGCTGCGGGCGTTCCAGTTGCGGGCCGCCTTGGAGAAGGCCGGGGCGATGTCCCGGGTGAAGACGGCGGCGATGGCGTTGGCGTCGGAGGAGCACATGGCCATCGTGTGCGAGAAGAACCCGACGACGACCAGGCCCAGCAGACCGTGCGGCAGCAGCTGCTCGGTCATCAGGGCGTAACTGTCCGACGCGTCGGGCTTCTTGGCCTCGACGAGCAGCGGGGCGACCCACATCGGGAAGAAGAGCACCGTCGGCCAGACCAGCCAGAGAATGGCGGAGAGCCGGGCCGAACGGGTCGCGGAGCGCGCGGAGTCCGTGGCCATGTAGCGCTGGGCCTGGTTCCACATGCCGCCGTTGTACTCGAAGGTCTTGATGAAGAGGTACGCGAGCAGGAAGGTCACCGTGTACGGGCCGGCCGTCGGGTCCGTGTGGCCCTCGGGCAGCTTGTCCCAGACCGTCCACAGCGAGCTGAAGCCGCCCAGCTTGCTCATCGCGATGACCAGCATGGCGACACCGGCGAAGAGCTGGATGATGAACTGCCCGAGCTCGGTGAGCGCGTCGGCCCACAGCCCGCCGACCGTGCAGTAGACGGCGGTGATGGCGCCCGTGATGAAGATGCCCTGGGTGAGGGTGATGCCCGTGAAGACGGAGAGCAGCGTGGCGATGGCCGCCCACTTGGCACCGACGTCCACGATCTTCAGCAGCAGACCGGACCAGGCCAGCGCCTGCTGTGTCTGGATGTTGTAGCGGTTCTTCAGGTATTCGAGTGGTGAGGCGACGTGCAGTCGCGAGCGCAGCCGGTTGAGCCGGGGTGCGAAGAGCTTCGCACCGATGCCGATGCCTATGGCGATCGGCAGCGACCAGGTCACGAAGGACGTGACGCCGTACTGATACGCGATACCGGCGTAGCCGGTGAACATCACCGCGCTGTAACCGGACATGTGGTGCGAGATGCCCGACAGCCACCACGGCATCTTGCCGCCGGCCGTGAAGAAGTCGCTGACGTTGTCCACGCGCTTGTGCGACCAGAGTCCGATCGCGACCATCACACCGAAGTAGCCGATGAGCACGGCCCAGTCGAGACTGTTCATGCCCCCTCCAGGGGTCCGCCTTGTGAACGGGAACGCGCTTCGTCAGTACGGCCGTTCAGCGGGCCCCGTGCGGGAAGGGGACTTTGTGGATTGAACCGCCTGTTCGGTCTGCCGGTCAAGGTTTTTGGGTCAGGGATGTGAACGCGGATCAGCAAGACGAACGATTTTACGTTTTCTTGACCTTGTGGGGCGTTGTCGCGCACGTGACCGCGGCCACACGATGAGCGGGCACTTCGTCAGGCTGTGCAGAGCTGGAAGCAACGGGGTGATCGCCCCAGAACGCAGAACGACCGCACGGGATGCGGGTCCCGTGCGGCCGGAGAGAGGAGAAGGGCTGAACGATGGGAGTCCGGGATGCCGGACTGCTGCAGGAAGGCTGCACAGCGGTGCGCCGACAGGCGCCGCTGGATCCTGCAGTTGGCCGAGCCCCCTCGGCCAGGACGGCGGACCAGTCGAGAGGGCTCCTGGCTGCGAGGCGCGGCCGGCGTGCGCGGCCGGTCCTCGCCGGTCAGGCGGTGACGGTACCCGCTGCCACGTCACGCACGAACGCGTTCCACGCGCCGGGCACGAAGGTGAGCGAAGGGCCCTCGGGAGCCTTCGAGTCGCGTACGGCAATGGCTCGCGTGACGGGGGACTTGACCTCTACGCACGCCCCGTTGCCGCCGGAGTACGACGACTTCGTCCAGTTTTCCGTAGCACCCTGAAGAATAGCCATGTTCACTCCGGTTCAGAGAGGTGTATGGGTCGGCGCCAACCTCGTTCCCGTCGGCGTGATCGACGCTACTCGCCAACATCGCCGAGTGGGGGAGCCGTTCACTCGACCGGATGGCATATTCCATACGCCTCTTCCGCCGTGAGGTGGTGACGGTGTATCGTCCCGCCCCCACCTCACTTGAATGGCAGCAAATCCGGTAGATCCGTTTCTTTCCGGGTGCCCTTTCCGGCGATGGACCGGCGGGTGTCCAGGCCGGTGGCCAGGCCGCTGTTCCGCATGCGGTTCCGGGGCTTGTCCCGACCCGTTCCTGGGGTGCGCGGCAGGATTGTCAGTGCGTGTAACTCTTGGCGATCTCGCCGATGAAGTGACGGGTCTGGTCCACATTCAGCGCCTGCGCCCGCAGGTGCTCGTACATGACGCTGTACCGCTGCACGTCATTCGCCTTCTCGAGGTAGAGGTCGCTGGTGACCCCCTCGATGTACACGACGCTGGAATCCGCGGCGTCCGGGAATTCCAGGATGGCGTATTGGCCGTTGATGCCCGGGTGCGCCCCCATCTCGAACGGCAGCACCTGGACGGTCACATGGGGCAGTTGCGACTGCTCGATGAGGTGCTCGAGCTGTTCCAGCATGACCTGCTTGCCGCCGACCAGCCGGCGCAGGGCGGACTCGTCGATGACGGCCCACAGCCGCAGGGGGTGCTCGGGGGCGTTGACGCGGTCCTGGCGGCGGGCGCGGACGTTGACCCGCTTCTCGATGTCGGACGGCGGCGCCTCGGGCAGTGCCCCGTTGATCAGCGCCTCCGCGTAACTCCGCGTCTGCAACAGGCCCGGAACCACCTGGGGCTCGTACACGCGCAGGGACTCGGCGTCCGTTTCCAGACCGATGTACACGCTGTACGGGATGT from Streptomyces sp. B1I3 includes:
- a CDS encoding alkene reductase, which encodes MTNAAASPKLFEPFALGPLTLPHRLVMAPLTRNRATPDGVPTPLMATYYAQRASAALIIAEASTPNAEGQTYPNITAIHSPAHVAGWRQVTEAVRAEGGRMFLQIQHGGRVGHPDTSGLTPVAPSPIALPETIHTPGGRRPSVVPREMTAEDIRNTVADFAFAARNAIDAGFEGVEVHSANGHLLHQFMAQGTNRRTDGYGGSVAGRIRFAVEVVEAVVEAVGPERVGLRVSPAYTVNGIDEGDTEELYPALVAALAAHRPAYLHVVRADPDQAVFQRIRKDWPGTLIANPVLPADRIPADGGIARAERLLAAGADLIALGRPFLANPDLVHRVRTGAPVNQVRNAYLMYVGGETGYTDYPAL
- a CDS encoding carboxymuconolactone decarboxylase family protein, translated to MDARLNLFGNQLAAKVVKHINSAGKVVTDSGLPAATQELVKIRASQINGCGFCTDMHTKDATHAGETATRLNLVAAWREATVFTDAERAALELAEQGTRIADAAGGVTDEAWANAAKHYDEEQLTALVALIALINAYNRVNVMVQQPAGDYQPGQFG
- a CDS encoding ADP-ribosylglycohydrolase family protein, with the translated sequence MSTGTTTVWGRAEQQDFRSRVRGSLLGGAIGDALGAGVSGLTLEEIRAVHGVDGVADFVAGQAGRGAVTAVTQLTLFTVDGLIRAQVRRDTGAWHPPTDVHRAHLRWAATQSAWGPDERRADNGWLACEEWLYARRAPTRECLVGFGDATMGTLAVPKNPAARDSAALTRSAPFGLLVGWDPQLVLQLAVECAAHTHGHATAQLAAGAFALLVHGLARGETLDGSVQHALALLAERPGSEQVTDALRQALGSVRQGIPGPALIEALGDTDSAEEVLAVALYCALVGEDVRHGLRLAVNHSGPSAATGAVCGTLLGAMHGETALPPAWLAELEGRSTVLELSDDFAMEMTQGPALHSPTAVAPGWLARYPRG
- a CDS encoding sodium:solute symporter family protein, whose protein sequence is MNSLDWAVLIGYFGVMVAIGLWSHKRVDNVSDFFTAGGKMPWWLSGISHHMSGYSAVMFTGYAGIAYQYGVTSFVTWSLPIAIGIGIGAKLFAPRLNRLRSRLHVASPLEYLKNRYNIQTQQALAWSGLLLKIVDVGAKWAAIATLLSVFTGITLTQGIFITGAITAVYCTVGGLWADALTELGQFIIQLFAGVAMLVIAMSKLGGFSSLWTVWDKLPEGHTDPTAGPYTVTFLLAYLFIKTFEYNGGMWNQAQRYMATDSARSATRSARLSAILWLVWPTVLFFPMWVAPLLVEAKKPDASDSYALMTEQLLPHGLLGLVVVGFFSHTMAMCSSDANAIAAVFTRDIAPAFSKAARNWNARSGLLAARLSTLAFLGLSMALATQINSPAFKDIISVVIKWVAGLMGPIAIPFMLGLLRGFRRSGPTAALTSWAAGLLAFYFTNYNFDGSVKTDVALQYQVALPLAISLVLYIVIGYIKPEDTPERDALIERINTDDEGPAGGSAAAVPAQQSGPEGTVVPEGVKD
- a CDS encoding DUF397 domain-containing protein — encoded protein: MAILQGATENWTKSSYSGGNGACVEVKSPVTRAIAVRDSKAPEGPSLTFVPGAWNAFVRDVAAGTVTA
- a CDS encoding helix-turn-helix transcriptional regulator translates to MPTNVNPTVRRRRLGQELRRLREIKGMTAEEVAERLLVSQSKISRLENGRRSISQRDVRDLCGVYEVEDHRIVDSLMQMAKDSRQQGWWHAFGDIPYSVYIGLETDAESLRVYEPQVVPGLLQTRSYAEALINGALPEAPPSDIEKRVNVRARRQDRVNAPEHPLRLWAVIDESALRRLVGGKQVMLEQLEHLIEQSQLPHVTVQVLPFEMGAHPGINGQYAILEFPDAADSSVVYIEGVTSDLYLEKANDVQRYSVMYEHLRAQALNVDQTRHFIGEIAKSYTH